The Amycolatopsis mongoliensis genome includes a window with the following:
- a CDS encoding LLM class flavin-dependent oxidoreductase gives MASGNGPRIAVALDGAGWHPAAWREPGARPGELLTAGYWTGLVREAEAAKLDFVTFEDSLALQTVSALDRPGERTDIVQGRLDAVLIAARVAPLTSHIGLVPTAVVTHTEPFHLSKAIATLDYVSTGRAGVRVQVAGRAAENRHFGRRELGEFRLEDSAEPDRPSQLNDLFDEAADYVEVLRRLWDSWEDDAEIRDVATGRFVDREKLHYIDFTGRWFSVKGPSITPRPPQGQPLVTALAHAAVPYRLAARSADVVYVTPSDREQAATIVTEVRAEQERAGRGGEPLHVFGDLVVFLGETAQAAADRKARLDELSGAEYTSDAHVFTGTPAGLADLLLDWQTGGLSGFRLRPGAVPHDLTAVTRGLVPELRARGAFRSEYEASTLRGLLGLARPANRYAAV, from the coding sequence ATGGCGTCAGGAAACGGACCACGGATCGCCGTCGCGCTGGACGGGGCCGGGTGGCACCCGGCCGCGTGGCGCGAACCCGGGGCACGGCCGGGTGAGCTGCTCACCGCCGGCTACTGGACCGGCCTGGTCCGGGAGGCCGAGGCCGCCAAGCTGGACTTCGTCACCTTCGAAGACTCGCTGGCCCTGCAGACCGTGAGCGCCCTCGACCGGCCGGGCGAGCGGACCGACATCGTCCAGGGACGGCTCGACGCGGTGCTGATCGCGGCCCGCGTCGCGCCGCTGACCTCGCACATCGGGCTCGTGCCGACCGCGGTGGTCACCCACACCGAGCCGTTCCACCTGTCGAAGGCCATCGCCACGCTCGACTACGTCAGCACCGGCCGCGCCGGCGTCCGCGTGCAGGTCGCCGGGCGCGCCGCCGAAAACCGGCACTTCGGCCGCCGCGAGCTCGGCGAATTCCGCCTCGAGGACTCGGCCGAGCCGGACCGGCCCAGTCAGCTGAACGACCTCTTCGACGAGGCCGCGGACTACGTCGAGGTGCTGCGCCGGCTGTGGGACAGCTGGGAGGACGACGCCGAGATCCGCGACGTCGCGACCGGCCGGTTCGTCGACCGCGAGAAGCTGCACTACATCGACTTCACCGGCCGGTGGTTCTCGGTCAAGGGCCCGTCGATCACGCCGCGGCCGCCGCAGGGCCAGCCCCTCGTCACGGCGCTCGCCCACGCCGCCGTCCCCTACCGGCTCGCCGCCCGCTCCGCCGACGTCGTCTACGTGACACCGTCCGACCGCGAACAGGCCGCGACGATCGTCACCGAGGTCCGCGCCGAGCAGGAACGGGCCGGCCGCGGCGGCGAGCCGCTGCACGTCTTCGGCGATCTCGTCGTCTTCCTCGGCGAGACCGCGCAAGCCGCCGCCGACCGCAAGGCCCGGCTCGACGAGCTGTCCGGCGCGGAGTACACCTCCGACGCGCACGTCTTCACCGGCACGCCCGCGGGTCTCGCCGACCTGCTGCTCGACTGGCAGACCGGCGGGCTCTCCGGTTTCCGGCTGCGGCCGGGCGCGGTGCCCCACGACCTGACCGCCGTCACCCGGGGCCTGGTGCCCGAACTCCGGGCCCGCGGGGCCTTCCGCTCCGAGTACGAGGCGAGCACCCTGCGCGGGCTGCTCGGTCTCGCCCGGCCCGCCAACCGCTACGCCGCCGTCTGA
- a CDS encoding NtaA/DmoA family FMN-dependent monooxygenase (This protein belongs to a clade of FMN-dependent monooxygenases, within a broader family of flavin-dependent oxidoreductases, the luciferase-like monooxygenase (LMM) family, some of whose members use coenzyme F420 rather than FMN.), which produces MSRKQIHLAAHFPGVNNTTVWSDPEAGSHIEFSSFVKLAQTAERAKFDFFFLAEGLRLREQGGQIYDLDVVGRPDTFTVLSALAAVTERLGLAGTINSTFNEPFEVARQFASLDHLSAGRAAWNVVTSWDAFTGENFRRGGFLPQDQRYERAETFLRTAWELFDSWRGDEIAADAGTGVFLRDPAAGAFAHHDAHFAIEGRFPVPRSPQGRPVIIQAGDSEEGREFAAATADAIFSRYGTLEAGQAFYSDVKGRLAKYGRTPEQLVILPAATFVLGDTDADAHERAHVVRLQQVSGQTAIKFLEQVWNTDLAGHDPDGPLPSTDPVVDGSTIAPGRASVRMYRDPLATAREWRQLAEAKNLSTRELIVEVTGRQTFIGSPATVAAAIDDLVQADASDGFILVPHVTPGGLDEFADTVVPLLQERGSFRAEYTGETLREHLGLDA; this is translated from the coding sequence ATGTCCCGCAAGCAGATCCACCTCGCGGCGCACTTCCCCGGTGTCAACAACACGACCGTGTGGAGCGACCCCGAGGCCGGCAGCCACATCGAGTTCAGCTCGTTCGTCAAGCTCGCGCAGACCGCCGAGCGCGCGAAGTTCGACTTCTTCTTCCTGGCCGAGGGCCTGCGGTTGCGCGAGCAGGGCGGGCAGATCTACGACCTCGACGTCGTCGGCCGGCCCGACACCTTCACCGTGCTGTCCGCGCTGGCCGCGGTCACCGAGCGGCTCGGCCTGGCCGGCACGATCAACTCGACGTTCAACGAGCCGTTCGAGGTGGCCCGCCAGTTCGCGTCCCTCGACCACCTCTCCGCGGGCCGCGCCGCCTGGAACGTCGTCACGTCGTGGGACGCCTTCACCGGGGAGAACTTCCGCCGCGGCGGGTTCCTCCCCCAGGACCAGCGCTACGAGCGCGCCGAGACGTTCCTGCGCACCGCCTGGGAGCTGTTCGACTCCTGGCGCGGCGACGAGATCGCCGCCGACGCCGGAACCGGGGTGTTCCTGCGCGATCCGGCCGCGGGCGCCTTCGCCCACCACGACGCGCACTTCGCCATCGAGGGCCGGTTCCCGGTGCCGCGCAGCCCCCAGGGCCGGCCGGTGATCATCCAGGCCGGCGACTCCGAGGAGGGGCGGGAGTTCGCCGCGGCGACCGCGGACGCGATCTTCAGCCGCTACGGCACCCTCGAAGCCGGGCAGGCGTTCTACTCCGACGTCAAGGGACGGCTGGCGAAGTACGGCCGCACGCCGGAGCAGCTGGTGATCCTGCCCGCGGCGACGTTCGTACTCGGCGACACCGACGCCGACGCCCACGAGCGCGCGCACGTCGTGCGGCTGCAGCAGGTCAGCGGGCAGACCGCGATCAAGTTCCTCGAACAGGTCTGGAACACCGACCTCGCCGGGCACGACCCGGACGGGCCACTGCCCTCGACCGACCCGGTGGTCGACGGGTCGACGATCGCCCCGGGCCGCGCCAGCGTCCGGATGTACCGCGACCCGCTGGCGACGGCCCGCGAGTGGCGGCAGCTCGCGGAGGCGAAGAACCTCTCCACCCGGGAGCTGATCGTCGAGGTCACCGGCCGCCAGACGTTCATCGGCTCGCCCGCGACCGTGGCCGCCGCGATCGACGACCTGGTCCAGGCCGACGCGAGCGACGGGTTCATCCTCGTCCCGCACGTCACCCCCGGCGGGCTCGACGAGTTCGCCGACACGGTCGTGCCGCTGCTGCAGGAACGCGGCTCGTTCCGGGCCGAGTACACCGGCGAGACGCTGCGCGAGCACCTCGGGCTGGACGCCTGA
- a CDS encoding ABC transporter substrate-binding protein, with protein MHTIDLAYVGRGLHEELVAHIADQEDFYAEEDVHVALRDGCDWDIERLRRGATIGLGRALLSRLTDGIPWVGLTVNTDRPLFWFLARSGASLADLAGKRLAVHAPHTAPGCFARIVLRRAGLDPDRDVRCVVRPPGDYGMDLRGLRDGTIDAAYVGSTMAPEAVAAENGWQVLAWVGDHFRIPTVGVAVDPTHVSPDDPAVQAVVRAHRRALRVIHEDPDTTVRHIRTFLGGHTADEARAHYDAFIAPYFTTDGRPDLATGAAAITAVAGELGVPETVAAAEFYRPAVAATADRA; from the coding sequence ATGCACACCATCGATCTGGCCTACGTCGGCCGGGGCCTGCACGAGGAACTCGTCGCCCACATCGCCGACCAGGAGGACTTCTACGCCGAGGAGGACGTGCACGTCGCGCTGCGCGACGGCTGCGACTGGGACATCGAGCGGCTGCGCCGCGGCGCGACCATCGGGCTCGGCCGCGCGCTGCTGTCCCGGCTGACCGACGGCATCCCCTGGGTCGGGCTGACCGTCAACACCGACCGTCCGCTGTTCTGGTTCCTCGCCCGGTCCGGTGCGTCCCTGGCCGACCTGGCCGGCAAGCGGCTGGCGGTGCACGCCCCGCACACCGCGCCCGGCTGCTTCGCCCGCATCGTGCTGCGCCGGGCCGGGCTCGACCCCGACCGCGACGTCCGGTGCGTCGTGCGGCCGCCCGGCGACTACGGCATGGACCTGCGCGGGCTGCGCGACGGCACGATCGACGCCGCCTACGTCGGCAGCACCATGGCCCCGGAGGCGGTCGCCGCGGAGAACGGCTGGCAGGTACTGGCCTGGGTCGGCGACCACTTCCGGATCCCCACCGTGGGCGTGGCGGTCGACCCGACGCACGTGTCGCCGGACGACCCGGCGGTCCAGGCCGTCGTCCGCGCCCACCGCCGCGCCCTGCGGGTGATCCACGAGGATCCGGACACCACCGTGCGGCACATCCGGACGTTCCTGGGCGGCCACACCGCGGACGAGGCCCGCGCCCACTACGACGCTTTCATCGCACCGTATTTCACCACCGACGGCCGGCCCGACCTCGCCACCGGCGCGGCTGCCATCACCGCGGTCGCCGGCGAACTCGGCGTGCCGGAAACCGTGGCCGCGGCGGAGTTCTACCGTCCCGCGGTGGCCGCCACGGCGGACCGGGCGTGA
- a CDS encoding alcohol dehydrogenase catalytic domain-containing protein, giving the protein MRAIMLTGPGRPEVVDLPDPRPAEGQVRIRTAGSAVNAADLHILDSGTVGIGLGLDVAGVVDEVGPGVSGLVAGTPVAALHLPHAPHATTGAAAEYLVVPASDVAPVPAGVDLLDAATVPLNSLTAAQLLALLGAPAGRLLVTGAAGGVGGYAVALAARAGWAVTALARATDTGFLTRAGVERVVTNLPGHPDFDAVLDAALLGEAALKPVRDNGSYLGVFPGREPAAERGIRIAAGVVAPDGVALAQLLALTADGTLEPRRAATVNFEKAASAYEAFRGGGQRGRWVLTP; this is encoded by the coding sequence GTGCGCGCGATCATGCTCACCGGCCCGGGCCGGCCGGAGGTCGTCGACCTGCCCGATCCGCGCCCGGCCGAAGGCCAGGTCCGGATCCGGACGGCCGGCTCCGCGGTCAACGCGGCCGACCTGCACATCCTCGACAGCGGGACGGTGGGGATCGGGCTCGGTCTCGACGTCGCGGGGGTGGTCGACGAGGTCGGGCCCGGGGTGTCGGGCCTGGTGGCCGGCACTCCGGTCGCCGCCCTGCACCTGCCCCACGCGCCGCACGCGACGACGGGGGCGGCGGCCGAGTACCTCGTCGTCCCCGCGTCGGACGTCGCGCCGGTACCCGCAGGAGTGGACCTGCTCGACGCGGCCACCGTGCCGCTCAACTCGCTGACCGCGGCGCAGCTGCTGGCGCTGCTCGGCGCCCCCGCCGGACGGCTGCTCGTCACCGGGGCGGCCGGCGGCGTCGGCGGCTACGCGGTCGCGCTCGCCGCGCGGGCCGGGTGGGCCGTCACCGCGCTGGCCCGGGCGACCGACACCGGGTTCCTGACCCGGGCGGGCGTCGAGCGGGTCGTCACGAACCTGCCCGGGCACCCGGACTTCGACGCGGTCCTCGACGCCGCGCTCCTCGGCGAGGCGGCCCTGAAACCGGTGCGGGACAACGGAAGCTACCTCGGCGTCTTCCCCGGCCGGGAACCGGCGGCCGAACGCGGCATCCGGATCGCCGCCGGCGTGGTCGCCCCCGACGGAGTGGCGCTCGCGCAGCTGCTCGCCCTGACCGCGGACGGCACGCTGGAGCCGCGTCGCGCCGCCACGGTGAACTTCGAGAAGGCCGCGTCGGCTTACGAAGCATTCCGCGGCGGGG
- a CDS encoding TetR/AcrR family transcriptional regulator — MPESNRELLLTAAREAFAAEGTLASLRDVARRAGVGIGTLYRHFPTREALLEAVLDRRFAELRERAEELLGAPPQEALLTWLTEVAAGARTYLGLPQSIMAALADEGSALHASCMTMRAAGETLLTRAQRAGAVRGDLTIFEVISLVLGVAWAAQQPGGTEDLLPRLLSTAMHGMTTPARSPG; from the coding sequence GTGCCGGAAAGCAACCGCGAACTGCTCCTGACCGCGGCGCGGGAAGCCTTCGCGGCCGAAGGCACCCTGGCATCGCTGCGGGACGTCGCCCGGCGCGCGGGCGTCGGGATCGGCACGCTGTACCGGCACTTCCCCACCCGGGAGGCGCTGCTCGAGGCGGTGCTGGACCGCAGGTTCGCCGAGCTGCGCGAACGGGCGGAGGAGCTGCTCGGCGCACCGCCGCAGGAGGCCCTGCTGACCTGGCTGACCGAGGTGGCCGCCGGCGCCCGCACCTACCTGGGCCTCCCCCAGTCGATCATGGCGGCGCTGGCGGACGAGGGCTCCGCGCTGCACGCGTCCTGCATGACGATGCGCGCGGCGGGCGAAACCCTGCTCACGCGCGCCCAGCGGGCCGGTGCCGTCCGCGGTGACCTCACGATCTTCGAGGTGATCTCGCTCGTTCTCGGTGTGGCCTGGGCAGCGCAACAGCCGGGCGGCACCGAGGACCTGCTGCCGCGCCTGCTGTCCACGGCGATGCACGGGATGACGACGCCGGCCCGGAGTCCCGGCTGA